The Leptospira selangorensis genome segment GAAGGCCAGGTATTCCCGGTAAAAAGAAAAGTCCTCTTAACTGGAGAGGATTTCAGACATGATGTTTTGACATTAGTGGGAGAAGCTGGAGAATCCAGTTATTTCGATCCTACTGTTCCGAATGCTTCTGCTCAGTATAGAAATCTGAAAAAACTTCCTAACTTACAAGACTCGGTAATCTCTATTTGGAAAAGAGGAGATCTACTCATCTTGGATTTGAGAAAGTCCACATTGGAAAATTTACTTTCAGACATGAAGTTCCGTATCGACTATACTTACGCAAGTCAAATGACGGAAGAACAAAAGTCTGCAGAGATAGAGCGTAAAAAATTAGGCCTATTGTCTTCTGCATTTTTAGCTACTGAAAAAACCTTATTCGAAAATTATCCGGATCTGAATCGGATCGAATATAAGTTAGGTGGAGAAGTGGGAGATCTGCCCGGTTTAAGTTATTTGCTCTCTTCTATCCATACAAGATAGTCCTAAGATTTCTTCCGTATTAGCGGTTTTCTCTCTAAATTAACTGGACGAAAGGGTTGTTTTGGCCCTTTTCAAAGCCGATAGTATTAAGGATATGTCCGGGTCCAAACGTACAACCTTAGTCGTTTTTATTCTTTCGATCTCCGGGGTCATATTATCCGCAGCTCCGGATCTGCAAAATTCTCCAGATGTAACAAACATCAACGATTTCCGCACGGATCGTGTGGCATTTCATTATATACAATTGGTGGACAAAGAAGGTAAGGCTCTTCCTGAGAGAAATCTGAACAGAGATACTTCGGAAGCCACGTTACTCATCATTGATAGAGGACAACTTACTCTTTTAAAGGATGGATTCGATGATCCAGCCCAAGTGAAGGAGAAGGAAAAGGATTATTTAAATAAAATTTATAAATTTACCAGATTAAAAGATCTGGAACAGGAATATTATAAATTACCCGAATCGGAAAGAACCAAACCTTCTTCTAAAACAGAACCAAACCAGGCGGAAACAACTAAAACGAATGCTAGTCCGGGAGCTTCTGCAGAACCGGAAGAGAAGAATAAAGAGTTCGATCTTTTATTAAAATATGATGATGAACTTTTGAAATCTTATGCAGCGGAGAAGGCTGCCTACGCGGAATATTCCAGAACGGAACGTATTTACGGAAAAGATTCTCCTAAAACAAGTTCTCTTAGAGGAAGATTCGAAGAATTGAAATCCAAAACCCAAGAAAGGAAAAAATTCCTATTAGGTTTTTTGCATAGTACATCCGTAGATTCGAATCCTTATCCTGGTGATAGAAAAGAACAGATATTTTATACGAATCATTCTAATGGACTGCCGGATTTTTATCTTCATTCTACAACTCCAAGAGAAGTAGATGGCCTCATGAGGGGAGAAGAAGAAGTTGGGAAAAAATACGGACAACTTTTTAAAACCGCAGTGGACCGACTGATAGATTCTCAGATAGATAAATTGTATTATTATATTTGGAACCGAGATATGACAAATACTCGGATCAAAGTGGATCGTTTTTTAAAAGGGAAGAAGGTCACAGTAGTTACTGGAGACTCCACAGTTTACACTATGATAGACAAGGAAGGGGATGGGATTACCGAGTCCTTCTTCGTAGATTCACCTGGACTTAAATTTTCTTGGGGAAAAGAAGTCCCAAATATTATCTCTATCTCTAATTGTACAGATCAGGCTATCTTGGCTAAGATCAAAGCATTGGGAGATGATGTTTCTTCTGGAAGAATTCCTAAAAAAGTGGATAAACTGGATTTGGCAATTCCTGAAGAACAGATACTTCTGGAATTAAAACCATTATTAAAGAATTTATAGTCAGTCTTAAGGTAAGAAAGACCATCAATACAATATCGCTGAAAAGATGGCGATTTGATCAACGCCCTTTGAATACAGGTTTTCTTTTTTCTTCTATAGATTTAATCGTTTCTCTGAAATCCTGGGAAAGGAAGTTAAGAGCCTGAGATTCTGCTTCTTTGCGCAAAGCGGCATTCAGTTTTTCACGATCGTAAATATTTTTCTTTAATTCGCTA includes the following:
- a CDS encoding LIC_10740 family protein, which produces MNLQKIKEIWNRFLTHLDTFYTWVFELATRAADSKESKRILFLTYSWIIVLLFLTGFILAGKNPLKLLVPFTLYDLPNLDPRKEIVIYGSDGEGQVFPVKRKVLLTGEDFRHDVLTLVGEAGESSYFDPTVPNASAQYRNLKKLPNLQDSVISIWKRGDLLILDLRKSTLENLLSDMKFRIDYTYASQMTEEQKSAEIERKKLGLLSSAFLATEKTLFENYPDLNRIEYKLGGEVGDLPGLSYLLSSIHTR